The following are from one region of the Paracoccus sp. S3-43 genome:
- the recF gene encoding DNA replication/repair protein RecF has translation MTLRHLSLAQFRSWSRLDLDLDRRPLAIFGPNGSGKTNILEAASMLAPGRGLRAAPAPDQARQGRDAGWRIRAAIDDHAIETAAPPGQSRGVLIDDKPAAQTALGRLLRILWLVPAMDRLWSDPPEARRRFLDRVTLSLFPDHADLALTYDRAMRERNRLLKDQIGDPGWYRALEAQMGDAGAALTRNRQAALTAIMAAQDGGDFPAATLTLLPGEGQADDPDPDSIAARLAAMRPRDLGAGRSLTGPHRADLGAVWGPQDMPAALSSTGEQKALLLSLILANARALSDQPVVLLLDEVAAHLDADRRAALYDRICALPAQSLLTGTGTELFDSFGPRARRLAVTRAEEGSGAVEIPG, from the coding sequence GTGACGCTTCGGCATCTGTCGCTGGCGCAGTTCCGGTCATGGTCCCGGCTGGATCTGGATCTGGACCGGCGGCCGCTGGCGATCTTCGGCCCGAACGGTTCGGGCAAGACCAATATCCTTGAAGCCGCATCGATGCTGGCGCCGGGCCGTGGGTTGCGTGCAGCGCCCGCCCCCGATCAGGCCCGGCAGGGGCGCGACGCAGGCTGGCGGATCCGGGCCGCGATCGACGACCACGCGATCGAGACCGCCGCCCCGCCGGGCCAGTCGCGCGGCGTCCTGATCGACGACAAGCCGGCGGCGCAGACCGCCCTGGGACGGCTGCTGCGGATCCTGTGGCTAGTGCCCGCCATGGACCGGCTGTGGTCCGACCCGCCCGAGGCGCGGCGGCGTTTCCTGGACCGCGTGACGCTGAGCCTGTTTCCCGACCATGCCGACCTGGCGCTGACCTATGACCGGGCGATGCGGGAACGGAACCGCCTGCTGAAGGACCAGATCGGCGATCCCGGCTGGTATCGCGCGCTGGAAGCCCAGATGGGAGACGCGGGCGCGGCCCTGACCCGCAACCGCCAGGCCGCGCTGACGGCCATCATGGCCGCGCAGGACGGCGGCGACTTTCCGGCCGCGACCCTGACCCTGCTGCCGGGCGAAGGCCAGGCCGACGACCCCGACCCCGACAGCATCGCCGCCCGCCTTGCCGCGATGCGCCCGCGCGACCTGGGCGCGGGCCGCAGCCTGACCGGCCCGCACCGCGCCGATCTGGGCGCGGTCTGGGGTCCGCAGGACATGCCCGCCGCGCTGTCGTCCACCGGCGAGCAAAAGGCGCTGCTGCTGTCCCTGATCCTCGCCAATGCCCGCGCGCTGTCCGACCAGCCGGTCGTTCTGCTGCTGGACGAGGTGGCGGCCCATCTGGACGCCGACCGCCGCGCGGCGCTGTACGACCGGATCTGCGCCCTGCCCGCGCAAAGCCTGCTGACCGGCACCGGGACCGAGCTTTTCGACAGCTTCGGACCCCGCGCCCGGCGGCTGGCGGTGACCCGCGCCGAAGAGGGTTCCGGGGCTGTGGAAATCCCCGGCTGA
- the gyrB gene encoding DNA topoisomerase (ATP-hydrolyzing) subunit B, producing MADTIPQSAEYGADSIKVLKGLEAVRKRPGMYIGDTDDGSGLHHMVYEVVDNGIDEALAGHADYVRVKIHADNSVSVRDNGRGIPTDIHAGEGVSAAEVIMTQLHAGGKFDQNSYKVSGGLHGVGVSVVNALSDWLELRIWRNGKEHYARFEHGDTAEHLRVVGDAAPGEKGTEVRFLASAKTNDPNGTFSNLDYVYKTLENRLRELAFLNSGVRIILEDERHAEVQRTELFYDGGVREFVKYLDRSKTPVMAEPIFMTGEKNGIGVEVAMWWNDSYHETVLPFTNNIPQRDGGTHLAGFRGALTRVITKYAQDSGIAKREKVDFTGDDAREGLTCVLSVKVPDPKFSSQTKDKLVSSEVRPAVENLVGEKLAEWFEENPTEARAITGKIVEAALAREAARKARELTRRKTAMDVASLPGKLADCQEKDPALSELFIVEGDSAGGSAKQGRSRQNQAVLPLRGKILNVERARFDRMLSSEMIGTLITALGTGIGRDEFKLSKLRYHKIVIMTDADVDGAHIRTLLLTFFFRQMPALIDAGHLYIAQPPLYKVSRGRSEVYLKDEAALEDYLIQQGIDGAALRLASGEEITGADLARVVDEARTARRILRAYPTHYPPHITEQAAIAGALLPGRIDADAQGAANAVAARLDMIAEEYERGWTGRPTQDAGIRLTRTLRGVEENRTLDGQMLRSAESRRLGEMTQALQDVYGRGARLVRRDRDQPIFGPLGLLQAIFLEGEKGLSLQRYKGLGEMNPEQLWETTLDPGARTMLQVRVEDVAEAEDLFTKLMGDVVEPRREFIQQNALSVENLDT from the coding sequence ATGGCCGACACGATCCCGCAAAGCGCCGAATACGGCGCCGATTCCATCAAGGTTCTCAAAGGGTTGGAGGCCGTGCGCAAGCGGCCCGGCATGTATATCGGCGATACCGACGACGGGTCCGGCCTGCACCACATGGTCTACGAGGTCGTGGACAACGGCATCGACGAGGCTTTGGCCGGTCACGCCGACTATGTGCGGGTGAAGATCCATGCCGACAACAGCGTCTCGGTGCGCGACAACGGCCGCGGCATCCCCACCGACATCCATGCCGGCGAAGGCGTCTCGGCCGCCGAGGTCATCATGACCCAGCTTCATGCGGGCGGGAAATTCGACCAGAACAGCTACAAGGTCTCGGGCGGGTTGCACGGCGTCGGCGTGTCGGTGGTGAACGCCCTGTCGGACTGGCTGGAACTGCGCATCTGGCGCAACGGCAAGGAACATTACGCGCGGTTCGAACATGGCGACACCGCCGAACATCTGCGCGTGGTGGGCGATGCCGCGCCGGGCGAAAAGGGGACCGAGGTGCGGTTCCTCGCCTCGGCCAAGACCAACGATCCGAACGGGACGTTTTCCAACCTGGACTACGTCTACAAAACGCTGGAAAACCGCCTGCGCGAACTGGCCTTCCTGAACAGCGGCGTCCGCATCATCCTGGAGGATGAGCGCCATGCCGAGGTTCAGCGCACCGAACTGTTCTATGATGGTGGCGTGCGGGAATTCGTGAAATACCTGGACCGGTCGAAGACTCCCGTCATGGCCGAGCCGATCTTCATGACCGGCGAGAAGAACGGCATCGGGGTCGAGGTCGCGATGTGGTGGAACGACAGCTATCATGAAACCGTGCTGCCCTTCACCAACAACATTCCGCAGCGCGACGGCGGCACCCATCTGGCGGGCTTTCGCGGCGCGCTGACCCGCGTCATCACGAAATACGCCCAGGACAGCGGCATCGCCAAGCGCGAGAAGGTCGATTTCACCGGCGACGACGCCCGCGAGGGGTTGACCTGCGTGCTGTCGGTCAAGGTGCCCGATCCGAAATTCTCCAGCCAGACCAAGGACAAGCTGGTCTCGTCCGAAGTGCGTCCGGCGGTCGAGAACCTCGTCGGCGAAAAGCTGGCCGAGTGGTTCGAGGAAAACCCCACCGAAGCCCGCGCCATCACCGGCAAGATCGTCGAGGCCGCGCTGGCGCGCGAGGCCGCGCGCAAGGCCCGCGAACTGACCCGGCGCAAGACCGCGATGGACGTGGCATCCCTGCCCGGCAAGCTGGCGGATTGCCAGGAAAAGGATCCGGCCCTGTCGGAACTGTTCATCGTCGAGGGCGACAGCGCGGGCGGATCCGCCAAGCAGGGCCGGTCGCGCCAGAACCAGGCGGTGCTGCCGCTCCGCGGCAAGATCCTGAACGTGGAACGGGCACGCTTCGACCGGATGCTGTCATCGGAAATGATCGGCACGCTGATCACCGCGCTTGGCACCGGCATCGGGCGCGACGAATTCAAGCTGTCCAAGCTGCGCTATCACAAGATCGTCATCATGACGGATGCCGATGTGGACGGCGCGCATATCCGCACGCTGCTTCTGACCTTCTTCTTCCGGCAGATGCCGGCTCTGATCGACGCGGGGCACCTGTATATCGCGCAGCCGCCGCTGTATAAGGTGTCGCGCGGGCGGTCCGAGGTCTATCTGAAGGACGAGGCCGCGCTTGAGGATTACCTGATCCAGCAGGGCATCGACGGGGCGGCGCTGCGGCTCGCCTCGGGCGAGGAAATCACCGGAGCCGACCTGGCCCGCGTGGTGGATGAGGCGCGGACCGCGCGCCGCATTCTGCGCGCCTATCCGACCCATTATCCGCCCCATATCACCGAACAGGCGGCCATCGCGGGCGCGCTGCTGCCGGGCCGGATCGACGCGGACGCCCAGGGCGCGGCCAATGCCGTCGCCGCCCGCCTGGACATGATCGCCGAGGAATACGAACGCGGCTGGACCGGCCGCCCGACCCAGGACGCGGGGATCCGCCTGACCCGCACCCTGCGCGGGGTCGAGGAGAACCGGACGCTTGACGGCCAGATGCTGCGCAGCGCCGAAAGCCGCCGCCTGGGCGAGATGACCCAGGCCTTGCAGGATGTCTATGGCCGGGGCGCGCGGCTGGTGCGCCGCGACCGCGACCAGCCGATCTTCGGCCCGCTGGGACTGTTGCAGGCGATCTTCCTGGAAGGCGAAAAGGGCCTGTCGCTGCAACGATATAAGGGGTTGGGAGAGATGAATCCCGAACAGCTGTGGGAAACCACGCTGGATCCCGGCGCGCGGACCATGTTGCAGGTCCGGGTCGAGGACGTGGCCGAGGCCGAGGATCTGTTCACCAAGCTGATGGGCGACGTGGTCGAACCGCGCCGCGAATTCATCCAGCAGAACGCGCTGAGTGTGGAAAACCTGGATACCTGA
- the pdeM gene encoding ligase-associated DNA damage response endonuclease PdeM gives MSYRFDFAGQQLQARPSGALFWPDRRWLIVADLHLGKSERMARRGGSLLPPYEVLATLDRLEAEIAATDPACVVSLGDGFDDDAAALALPDMLCDRLRGMGRGRRWIWVSGNHDPSPVCPRLPGETVAELADGLVLRHQAGRGPDVSGHFHPCLRLAGERRRCFLIGPDHLILPAFGAYTGGLAIDSPALSSLVPQGLAIACGGTRALPVPVGAILRRNHRA, from the coding sequence GTGAGTTACCGCTTCGATTTCGCGGGGCAGCAGTTGCAGGCGCGTCCGTCCGGCGCGCTGTTCTGGCCCGACCGCCGCTGGCTGATCGTCGCCGACCTGCATCTGGGCAAGTCCGAGCGCATGGCGCGTCGGGGCGGGTCGCTGCTGCCGCCCTATGAGGTGCTGGCGACGCTGGACCGGCTGGAGGCCGAGATCGCCGCCACCGATCCCGCCTGCGTGGTCAGCCTGGGCGACGGCTTCGACGACGATGCGGCGGCGCTGGCGCTGCCCGACATGCTGTGCGATCGGCTGCGCGGCATGGGGCGGGGCCGCCGCTGGATCTGGGTCAGCGGCAACCACGACCCGTCCCCCGTCTGCCCGCGCCTGCCGGGCGAGACGGTGGCGGAACTGGCCGACGGGCTGGTCCTGCGCCACCAGGCCGGGCGGGGGCCGGACGTGTCGGGCCATTTCCATCCCTGCCTCCGGCTGGCCGGAGAGCGGCGGCGCTGTTTCCTGATCGGCCCGGACCACCTGATCCTGCCCGCCTTCGGCGCCTATACCGGCGGGTTGGCCATCGACAGCCCGGCCCTGTCGTCCCTGGTGCCGCAGGGGCTGGCCATCGCCTGCGGCGGAACGCGGGCGCTGCCGGTTCCGGTCGGCGCGATCCTGCGCCGCAATCATCGGGCCTGA
- a CDS encoding ligase-associated DNA damage response DEXH box helicase — MTLPPDLQDWFARQGWQPHPHQIALLEARGDTLLIAPTGGGKTLAGFLPSLVDLKDGHKGLHTLYVSPLKALTADIARNLARPVAELNLPVRVEDRTGDTRSSQRARQRIDPPQILLTTPESLALMLSYEQAPQIFGSLRRVVLDELHALAENKRGDQLMLCLVRLRTLAPGLIATGLSATVEDPQALADFMGGAAVIQADPGPEPDIAMLATARPAPWSGGGGHYAVPEVLDQIRQARTTIIFINTRAQAELFFQALWAANDDNLPIGLHHGSLAREARQRVEAAMAAGALRAVVATGSLDLGIDWGAVDLVIQVGAPKNVKRLVQRIGRANHRYNAPSRARIVPANRFEVIECVAALEAVHEHDLDGDPRGPGPLDVLCQHILLTACAGPFDADALFAEVRTAGPYRGLTRAQFDDCLDFAATGGYALRAYDRWQRLMLKGGLWRLRDPRAARDLRMNVGTIVEAEMLKVRLRGRGGVPLGEVEESFAATLVPGDTFLIGGQTVRYDAMREMVIEVTKQPTRQPRIAVYSGLKLATSTQLSHRVQALIGDPARHWVLPPDTADWLALQDQISVLPRPGVLVSESFPFQGRWHFALYGFAGRNALQTLGLLMTRMMEEAGLGPLGFIATDYALLIWSLDPVTDPAPLLDRDGLRAGLGDWLAGNAVMKRTFRNVAIISGLIQRNMPGGRRSGKQATFSSDILYDTLRRYDPDHLLLRITADEARRGLVDFDRIEEMLDRSPQIDHRMTGRVTPLAAPLLLEYGRVPITGAGRERLAEAEAAALMAEAGLA; from the coding sequence GTGACCCTGCCGCCCGATCTCCAGGACTGGTTCGCCCGCCAGGGCTGGCAGCCCCATCCGCATCAGATCGCGCTGCTGGAGGCCAGGGGCGACACGCTGCTGATCGCGCCGACCGGCGGCGGCAAGACGCTGGCCGGTTTCCTGCCCTCGCTGGTCGATCTGAAGGACGGCCACAAGGGGCTGCACACGCTCTATGTCTCGCCCCTGAAGGCGCTGACGGCGGATATCGCGCGCAACCTGGCGCGCCCGGTGGCCGAGTTGAACCTGCCCGTGCGGGTCGAGGATCGGACCGGCGACACGCGATCCTCGCAGCGCGCGCGGCAACGGATCGATCCGCCGCAGATCCTGCTGACCACGCCGGAATCGCTGGCCTTGATGCTGTCCTATGAACAGGCGCCGCAGATCTTCGGCAGCCTGCGCCGGGTGGTGCTGGACGAATTGCACGCGCTTGCGGAAAACAAGCGCGGCGACCAGCTGATGCTGTGCCTGGTGCGGCTGCGCACGCTGGCCCCCGGCCTGATCGCGACCGGCCTGTCGGCCACCGTCGAGGATCCGCAGGCGCTGGCCGATTTCATGGGCGGCGCGGCGGTCATCCAGGCCGATCCCGGCCCGGAACCCGACATCGCCATGCTGGCGACCGCGCGCCCCGCGCCCTGGTCCGGCGGCGGCGGCCATTACGCGGTCCCCGAGGTTCTGGACCAGATCCGGCAGGCCCGCACCACCATCATCTTCATCAACACCCGCGCCCAGGCGGAACTGTTCTTTCAGGCGCTGTGGGCGGCGAATGACGACAACCTGCCCATCGGTCTGCATCACGGCAGCCTGGCCCGAGAGGCGCGCCAGCGGGTCGAGGCCGCGATGGCGGCGGGCGCATTGCGCGCCGTGGTCGCGACCGGCAGCCTGGATCTGGGCATCGACTGGGGCGCGGTCGATCTGGTGATCCAGGTCGGCGCGCCCAAGAACGTCAAGCGGCTGGTCCAGCGGATCGGGCGCGCGAACCACCGCTATAACGCCCCTTCCCGCGCGCGGATCGTGCCCGCCAACCGCTTCGAGGTGATCGAATGCGTGGCGGCCCTTGAGGCTGTCCACGAACACGACCTGGACGGCGACCCGCGCGGCCCCGGCCCGCTGGACGTGCTGTGCCAGCATATCCTGCTGACCGCCTGCGCCGGTCCCTTCGACGCCGATGCGCTGTTCGCCGAGGTCCGCACCGCCGGTCCCTATCGCGGCCTGACCCGCGCGCAGTTCGACGATTGCCTGGATTTCGCGGCGACCGGGGGCTACGCCCTGCGCGCCTATGACCGCTGGCAGCGGCTGATGCTGAAGGGCGGGCTGTGGCGGCTGCGCGACCCCCGCGCCGCCCGCGACCTGCGCATGAATGTCGGCACCATCGTCGAGGCCGAGATGCTGAAGGTCCGGCTGCGCGGGCGCGGCGGCGTGCCCCTGGGCGAGGTCGAGGAAAGCTTCGCCGCGACCCTGGTGCCGGGCGACACCTTCCTGATCGGCGGGCAGACCGTGCGCTATGACGCGATGCGCGAAATGGTGATCGAGGTGACGAAGCAGCCGACCCGCCAGCCCCGGATCGCGGTCTATTCGGGACTGAAGCTGGCGACCTCGACCCAGTTGTCGCATCGGGTGCAGGCGCTGATCGGCGATCCCGCGCGTCATTGGGTGCTGCCGCCCGATACCGCCGACTGGCTGGCCCTTCAGGACCAGATCAGCGTCCTGCCGCGCCCCGGCGTGCTGGTCAGCGAGAGTTTTCCGTTCCAGGGCAGATGGCATTTCGCGCTCTATGGTTTTGCCGGGCGCAATGCGCTGCAAACCCTGGGCCTGCTGATGACCCGGATGATGGAGGAGGCGGGGCTTGGTCCGCTGGGCTTTATCGCCACCGATTACGCGCTGCTGATCTGGTCGCTGGATCCGGTCACGGATCCCGCGCCGCTGCTGGACCGCGACGGCTTGCGGGCGGGCTTGGGCGACTGGCTGGCGGGCAATGCGGTGATGAAGCGGACCTTCCGCAACGTCGCCATCATCTCGGGCCTGATCCAGCGGAACATGCCGGGCGGGCGCCGGTCGGGCAAGCAGGCGACCTTTTCCAGCGACATCCTTTACGATACCTTGCGCCGCTATGACCCCGACCACCTGCTGCTGCGGATCACCGCGGACGAGGCGCGCCGGGGTCTTGTCGATTTCGACCGGATCGAGGAGATGCTGGACCGTTCCCCCCAGATCGACCACCGCATGACGGGCCGCGTCACCCCGCTGGCCGCGCCGCTGCTGCTGGAATACGGCCGGGTGCCGATCACCGGCGCGGGCCGCGAACGCCTGGCCGAGGCCGAGGCCGCCGCCCTGATGGCCGAGGCGGGGCTGGCGTGA
- a CDS encoding cisplatin damage response ATP-dependent DNA ligase has product MRGFATLLERLAFTPARNAKLRLLRHYLEATPDPDRGFALAALTGDLKLRTVTPGLLRGLMVERVDEQLFALSYDFVGDLAETIALLWDTDRDEDVPLHQAVALLSDTGKAGLPAAIAAMLDRLGPSQRLAFLKLATGNMRVGLSARMARIALAEMGTPDVAQIEEIWHGLTPPYQPLFHWIAGGTRPEHAAKAPFRPVMLSTPVDLDQLRAFDPADYVAEWKWDGIRVQAINDGGVRRLYSRTGEDIGHSFPDLIEALNFDGALDGELLVRRGEDVAVFGDLQKRLGRKQVGRGMLDSHPAGLRVYDAMIWQGRDLRDLPLMDRRTVLDGADFGSDRIDLSPLLDFATWDDLAALRADPPAPVIEGVMIKRRDSAYVGGRPRGPWFKWKRDPHVVDAVLLYAQRGHGKRSGFYSDFTFGLWDGNQLVPVGKAYFGFTDEELRELDRFVRNNTVERFGPVRSVAPKLVLEVAFEGLNASGRHKSGVAMRFPRISRIRWDKPPSEADHLSTLKAMIA; this is encoded by the coding sequence ATGAGGGGTTTTGCCACCCTGCTGGAACGCCTGGCCTTCACGCCCGCGCGCAATGCCAAGCTGCGGCTGTTGCGGCATTACCTGGAGGCCACGCCGGATCCCGACCGGGGCTTCGCCCTGGCCGCGCTGACCGGCGATCTGAAGCTGCGCACGGTGACGCCCGGCCTCTTGCGCGGGCTGATGGTCGAACGGGTGGACGAACAGCTTTTCGCGCTGTCCTATGATTTCGTGGGCGATCTGGCGGAAACCATCGCGCTCTTGTGGGACACGGACCGGGATGAGGACGTGCCGCTGCATCAGGCCGTCGCCCTGCTGTCGGACACCGGCAAGGCCGGGCTGCCCGCCGCCATTGCCGCGATGCTGGACCGGCTGGGACCGTCGCAGCGGCTGGCCTTCCTGAAGCTGGCGACCGGCAACATGCGCGTGGGCCTCTCCGCCCGCATGGCCCGCATCGCCTTGGCCGAGATGGGCACCCCCGACGTGGCCCAGATCGAGGAGATCTGGCACGGCCTGACGCCCCCCTATCAGCCGCTGTTTCACTGGATCGCGGGCGGGACGCGGCCCGAACACGCGGCCAAGGCCCCGTTCCGCCCGGTGATGCTGTCCACGCCGGTCGATCTGGACCAGTTGCGGGCTTTCGATCCCGCCGATTACGTCGCGGAATGGAAATGGGACGGCATCCGCGTGCAGGCGATCAACGATGGCGGGGTGCGGCGGCTCTATTCCCGGACCGGAGAGGATATCGGCCACAGCTTCCCCGACCTGATCGAGGCGCTGAATTTCGACGGCGCCCTGGACGGCGAATTGCTGGTGCGGCGGGGCGAGGACGTGGCGGTGTTCGGCGACCTGCAAAAGCGGCTGGGCCGCAAGCAGGTTGGGCGCGGGATGCTGGACAGCCACCCGGCCGGGCTGCGGGTCTATGACGCGATGATCTGGCAGGGCCGCGACCTGCGCGACCTGCCGCTGATGGATCGCCGCACTGTCCTGGACGGCGCGGATTTCGGCAGCGACCGGATCGACCTGTCGCCGCTGCTGGACTTTGCCACCTGGGACGACCTGGCCGCCCTGCGCGCCGATCCGCCCGCCCCGGTGATCGAGGGGGTGATGATCAAGCGCCGCGATTCCGCCTATGTCGGCGGCCGCCCGCGCGGGCCGTGGTTCAAGTGGAAGCGCGACCCGCATGTGGTCGATGCGGTGCTTCTGTATGCGCAGCGGGGCCATGGCAAGCGGTCGGGATTCTACAGCGACTTCACCTTCGGCCTGTGGGACGGCAACCAACTGGTGCCGGTCGGCAAGGCCTATTTCGGCTTCACGGACGAGGAACTGCGCGAACTGGACCGCTTCGTCAGGAACAACACCGTCGAACGCTTCGGCCCGGTCCGCTCGGTCGCGCCGAAGCTGGTGCTGGAGGTCGCGTTCGAGGGGCTGAACGCATCCGGCCGCCACAAGTCTGGCGTTGCCATGCGCTTTCCCCGCATCAGCCGGATCCGCTGGGACAAGCCCCCGTCCGAGGCCGACCACCTGTCCACCCTGAAGGCGATGATCGCGTGA
- a CDS encoding ligase-associated DNA damage response exonuclease — MRADQILHPTPAGLYCPPGDFYIDPIRPVPRALITHGHGDHARSGHGAVMATRQTLDIMAIRYGADFAGHSQAADGPIRIGDTTVSFHPAGHILGSAQIAVQPDNGPKIVVSGDYCRHPNPVSAAYDPVPCDIFVTEATFGLPVFRHPDPAGEMARLLASMAEFPERPHLIGAYALGKAQRLIMLARAAGIDGPIAIHGALQRLCDYHVAQGIDLGPLVPATADTVEAQLVIAPPSAFASAWVQRFRDPVIGFASGWMAVRARARQRGVELPLVISDHVDWPQVTQTIRELAPQEVWITHGAEDGLLRWCEIEGIPARPLRLVGYEDEPE, encoded by the coding sequence ATGCGCGCCGATCAGATCCTGCATCCCACGCCGGCCGGGCTTTACTGCCCTCCCGGTGATTTCTACATCGACCCGATCCGCCCGGTCCCGCGCGCGCTGATCACGCATGGCCATGGCGACCATGCCCGGTCGGGTCATGGCGCGGTGATGGCCACGCGGCAGACGCTGGACATCATGGCGATCCGCTATGGCGCGGATTTCGCCGGTCACAGCCAGGCGGCGGACGGTCCCATCCGCATCGGCGATACCACGGTCAGCTTCCATCCCGCCGGGCACATCCTGGGATCGGCGCAGATCGCCGTGCAGCCGGACAATGGCCCGAAGATCGTCGTGTCGGGCGATTACTGCCGCCACCCGAACCCGGTCAGCGCGGCATATGACCCCGTGCCCTGCGACATCTTCGTGACCGAGGCGACCTTCGGCCTGCCGGTCTTTCGCCATCCCGACCCGGCGGGGGAAATGGCGCGGCTGCTGGCCAGCATGGCCGAATTTCCCGAACGTCCCCACCTGATCGGCGCCTATGCGCTTGGCAAGGCGCAGCGGCTGATCATGCTGGCCCGCGCGGCGGGGATCGACGGCCCGATCGCCATCCACGGCGCGCTGCAACGTCTGTGCGATTACCATGTCGCCCAGGGCATCGACCTTGGCCCGCTGGTTCCCGCCACCGCCGACACGGTCGAGGCGCAGCTGGTGATCGCTCCCCCCTCGGCCTTCGCATCCGCCTGGGTGCAGCGGTTCCGCGATCCGGTGATCGGCTTCGCCTCGGGCTGGATGGCGGTCCGGGCGCGGGCGCGGCAGCGCGGGGTGGAACTGCCCCTGGTCATCAGCGACCATGTGGACTGGCCGCAGGTCACGCAGACGATCCGGGAACTGGCTCCGCAGGAAGTCTGGATCACCCACGGCGCCGAGGACGGCCTGCTGCGCTGGTGCGAGATCGAAGGCATCCCCGCCCGCCCCCTGCGCCTTGTCGGCTACGAGGACGAGCCGGAATGA
- a CDS encoding YafY family protein: MARTDRLMRLMDTLRRLPAPVTAARLAAETGVSPRQLYRDIATLRAGGALIDGAAGLGYTLTEDPALPPQSFSRLEIEALRLAVESLAGVGDAELVQAGRDALARIVATLPERQARQALHAITRCFLQTPDRPAPLVDLALIRAACWDEQALRIDYTDLNGQRTRREIWPLGLSYSDRSLMLLAHCRLRMDYRVFHVNRVAAASLTGDSFRPRRVAMVRDYARMRGERGGAAQR; this comes from the coding sequence ATGGCCCGCACCGACCGCCTGATGCGCCTGATGGATACGCTGCGCCGCCTGCCCGCGCCGGTGACCGCCGCGCGGCTGGCGGCCGAGACGGGCGTATCCCCCCGCCAGCTTTACCGCGACATCGCCACGCTGCGGGCGGGCGGTGCGCTGATCGACGGGGCCGCGGGGCTGGGATACACCCTGACCGAGGATCCGGCCCTGCCGCCGCAAAGCTTTTCCCGGCTGGAGATCGAGGCCCTGCGCCTGGCCGTCGAATCGCTGGCGGGCGTGGGCGACGCGGAACTGGTCCAGGCGGGCCGCGACGCCCTGGCCCGGATCGTGGCGACCCTGCCGGAACGCCAGGCGCGCCAGGCGCTGCACGCGATCACCCGCTGCTTTTTGCAGACGCCCGACAGGCCCGCGCCGCTTGTCGATCTGGCGCTGATCCGGGCGGCCTGCTGGGACGAACAGGCGCTGCGGATCGACTATACCGACCTGAACGGCCAGCGGACCCGCCGCGAGATCTGGCCGCTGGGCCTGTCCTATTCCGACCGCTCGCTGATGCTGCTGGCGCATTGCCGGTTGCGGATGGATTACCGCGTCTTTCACGTGAACCGCGTCGCGGCGGCCAGCCTGACGGGCGACAGCTTCCGCCCGCGCCGGGTGGCGATGGTGCGCGACTATGCCCGGATGCGCGGGGAACGGGGCGGCGCGGCGCAGCGTTGA
- a CDS encoding glutathione S-transferase family protein: MPTLYHAPQSRSDTIVTLIDLMGIRDRLDIVEVTIPRRDGSGGRDPKNPHPEGKVPYLVDGDDHVRERGAIITWLTDRFPESGLGRPVGDPQRGAFLSWLFYYQGVIEPVGLLYSLRIDHPALQATFRDYDTVVQQIEDRVADAPFLLGPDFSAADLLCASPFVFFGEMMPVTPVVKGWVDRCAERMRAA; this comes from the coding sequence ATGCCGACACTCTATCACGCACCGCAAAGCCGGTCGGACACCATCGTCACGCTGATCGACCTGATGGGCATCCGCGACAGGCTGGACATCGTCGAGGTGACGATCCCCCGCCGCGACGGCAGCGGCGGGCGCGATCCGAAGAACCCCCACCCCGAGGGCAAGGTGCCCTATCTGGTGGACGGCGACGACCATGTCCGCGAACGCGGCGCGATCATCACCTGGCTGACCGACCGCTTTCCCGAAAGCGGCCTGGGCCGTCCGGTGGGCGATCCGCAGCGCGGCGCCTTCCTGTCCTGGCTGTTCTATTACCAGGGCGTGATCGAGCCGGTGGGCCTGCTTTATTCTCTCAGGATCGACCATCCGGCCTTGCAGGCGACCTTCCGCGACTATGACACGGTGGTGCAGCAGATCGAGGACAGGGTGGCGGACGCGCCCTTCCTGCTGGGGCCGGATTTCTCGGCGGCGGATCTGCTCTGCGCCTCGCCCTTCGTGTTCTTTGGCGAGATGATGCCGGTGACGCCGGTGGTGAAGGGCTGGGTGGATCGCTGCGCGGAACGGATGCGCGCAGCCTAA